The sequence cctagcgccttctgacgtctctaagatgctgtgaaatgattcctccctatcctttccctgcacttagaaatccttttttttttttttaaacatagaggcttttccaattgctgtccctagcgcctttacacatttgtccctgcactctggatgctggaaaatgtctgattgTAAGATGGCCACAGTATTTATAGGGCAGTGACATCCCaggtggctggctgctgattggctgcatgcaggcatgtcaatctggagataccaccttcccagagttccttgccccatgtcctcagtcttcACACGTGtaaccgccattttaggaaaattgcggtTCGTTACCacgcattcgttgcaaatcaaatttttcctgacattcggatcgaattccacttcgtcagctttgattcgctcatttctaatatTAACATTCAGCTCGCAGACActgccatacacattttagtccatattggctgCTACAATTGTTCAGACGGCCCATACATGTTTAATTTAACTGGGCGATAGATGGTAAATCTTTCTGGGAACATGCTTTTAATGAAAGACCTTTATTTCATGGATAATCTTTCTCTGAATGAAAATATTAAACGTGGCTGACTGCTTTCCAGATGATCATGGTCCGTCATCGGTCGTAGTTTAATTTAAATAAGCTACGGTAACATTCACTTTGGTTGAAATCATCCATTTTGCTCAactttaggctatgttcacacctcCATTGCGAACTCCGGCAgagaaacagcctgctggagtgcaCCGTATCTGGATAATGCTGCACACTGCTGCATCCCCATTGACTGCATTGGGATCCGATGGGGATCCAGCCGCCTTCCGGCAGTAATGGTGGCTTTTGGCCGGATAAAAAGTCATTCTTGCAATGCATAATATGGTCTGATGTGCTGTCTCTTTTTTGCAGTGATAAACTGTAATGCTTTGAGGGCGAAGTTAATAATATACCGTTCAAAATCTTTAGCTTTTTTTCATTTCATAATTATGCATGGAAATTACTCCTCAATGTACATGGACTTCCACCTCTTGGCATTTACCAATTATGAAAATGTGGAGCTGTTGATTTTCATTAGCCTATTGACACTGTATTTGCTTTGTGTACTTGAAAATGTTCTCGTTAACATCATCGTATGTCTGACCCCCCAGCTGCATACACCCATGTATTTTTTTCTATGCAACCTCACAGTCCTGGATATTATATATGTTTCGGCTATCTTACCAAAGTTAATACTGATCACAATCACAGGAAACACTAGTATATCCAACACAGGATGCTTCACACAAgtatttttctatgttttttgCATTGGAACTGAGTTTTTCTTACTTGTGTGTATGGCCTATGACCGATATGTGGCCATTTGTATTCCTCTACACTATAGGCTTATTATGAACCACAGGACATGCTTAATTTTAGCCGCATTCTGTTGTAATCTTGGCGTGTTCAATGCAATAATGTATGCTCTGCTAATATCTCATTTATCCTTCTCCAGCTCTCGAGAGATCAACCATTTCTTTTGCCACATGAAATCAATACTTCAGCTCTCCCGCAGTGATGCAACTAGCATTGGGATTTTGATAACTGTAGATGGTGTTTTATTAGGGTTCTTCCCATTTATACTTATTCTGGTTtcttatatatacattatatctaCAATTCTGAAGATACATTCAAAGTCAGGAAGGCACAAGGCTTTCTCAAGTTGCTCTTCTCATCTTACAgttgttttattattttgtttgacCTCTCTCAGCCTTAATATGAAACCAGAGACTGAGTTTTCTCAAGAACAGGACAAATTGCTATCTATGCTGTACATTGTCGTTGCTCCTATCTTAAACCCATTGGTGTACAGTTTAAGAAACAAAAATGTCCTACAAGCCATCAAACGGCAAATCTCAAGAACAAGTAAGATGtggtaaaaaagaaagaaagaaagaaagcagaaTTGCAACTTTCTCTGTAACAGGACAAGATGCTGTTCATGACTTACATTACTGTGGTTCCGATATTAAACCCACTGGTACAGTGTACATTTTGCTCTGCTTCACTTATCTGAATAGGGCTAAACTTCAAAACCACACATGACCTATGGACTAGTGTGCTACTgtttttagaaataaaaagaGTAGCACAAAAAAATAAGTGTAACACTCCAGAGTAGGAGCATTTCTTTTTTTGAGCTGATTTATTGTATTTCACATAATGTGGATGTAATCTTAATATATGACAtgctattgatttttttgattgggtgactaaaataatagatggcggaggtgcagtagacatcgcttatctagactttagtaaggattttgatactgtcccacatagaaggcttatcaataaattgcagtctttgggcttggactcccatattgttgaattgattaggcagtggctgagggacagacaacagagggttgtagtcaaaggatataacaaaacaataacaaatacaggtgcactctgcaatctaCCTAAACCCTCaaattgattttaaaattgagagattagtcaacatgtcctacggtgtagaacatgtctaagcccgggcaccacgccaaggtttctcaagtagcccgggacctaacactctcctacctgagccgtatgggcgataccaggagccagtgggcaaattacaggagcataaggccgactcacaaacagctcaccagttacctccagcatgtagccatgcttccaatgggaggagggaggagtctgcgagtcccactcaagactggctgatatagccgaggcttcacaggtgcacctaaatgtgacctgtagatggaaaacaggaacatttaaattggagtttatacacctccaggaatctctatatatacaaactaagaagacaggttggcattagcaggagctgctcaaacccacatgcagttgtgcatatatataggggagcagatcctgcacttgtggcccgttgctaatggcaatccccagcaaaatgcatacgatggaggatgcccgcggcgaaccacaagtaccacaatagacatcctacacaaggtaacaagtgcggatgttgtaattaatataacaatataacaaaacaataacaaatacaggtgcgataccaggagccagtgggcaaattacaggagcataaggccttgtggttcgccgcgggcatcctccaccgtatgcattttgctggggattgccattagcaacgggccacaagtgcaggatctgctcccctatatatatgcacaactgcatgtgggttgagcagctcctgctaatgccaacctgtcttcttagtttgtagtcaaaggagtatattcagaccatggtcttgttaccagtggggtacctcagggatccgttctgggacccatattgtttaatatctttatcagtgaaattgcagaaggcctcgatggtaaggtgtctttttgctgatgacacaaagatttgtaacagggttgatgttcctggagggatacaccaaatggaaaaggatttaggaaaagtagaggaatggtcaaaaatctggcaactaaaattgaatgttgataattacaagataatgcacctggggcgtaaaaacccaagagcagaatataaaatcagtgatacagtcctaacctcagtgtctgaggaaagggatttaggggtcattatttcagaagacttaaaggtaggcagacaatgtcatagagcagcaggaaatgctagcagaatgcttgggtgtatagggagaggcattaccagtagaaagagggaggtgctcatgccgctctacagagcactagtgagagctcatttggagtattgtgcgcagtactggagaccatatctccagaaggatattgatcctttggagagagttcagagaagagctactaaactggtacatggattgcaggataaaacttaccaggaaagattaaaggaccttaacatgtatagcttggaagaaagacgagacagaggggatatgatagaaactttagggaatcaacaaggtaaaagaggagagaatatttaaaagaagaaaacagctacaagaggacatagttttaaattagaggggcaaaggtttaaaagtaatatcaggaagtattactttactgagagagtagtggatgcatggaatagccttcctgcagaagtggtagctgaaaatacagtgaaggtgtttaagcatgcatgggataggcataaggccatccttcatataagatagggccaggggctatccatagtattcagtatattgggcagactagatgggccaaatggttcttatctgccgacacattctatgtttctatgtcatctTCTTAAGATGTTATTTTCTCGCCCACTAGCCCATACAGTTGGAGATGACAGGGCTGGAAGTTGGTTCTGGACTAAATGAAAACACACTAAAAACGATTATTTGAAAGAAAATGATAATGTATCATTCTCCTCTACAGCATTAGATTTCCAGATTAGTTATATTACTGCCAGATGTTATCTCACACGCCAACCACCAGAATACTCGTTTCCATGTAGATCTATGATCTCAAATGATCCCTCCGTTTCACGGTCATCAGGTCCTTTTATCCATTCCATGACTACAATAAGATTGGCAAGAAAGCTGATGGCAGTAACTATAAATTTCACCAAATCTCCAAGGAAGGAAAGGAGCTTGGACCAATTGATTTTTTTCTGCAATGAGAAAGGAAATAGTGGTTAAAGTGATGTTGAGGATCTTAAAAGGGGTGACTGGGCACATAGGATATTGGGGGTAATAGTATTTACAGTACACAATAACATTCAGATCCCCTGTGCAGGAAAAGTATGTGCACCCCTATATATGTCATAGCCAGTTCTTTTCACCTGATCACCATAGATCTCCTTCGTAGCAAGTCCTTTAGGGGCAGAGCTACAGGGAAGAGCACATGGTAAAGTACAGTAGGTCTGGCCCCGTACAGATTTTCTATTAGGCCTCTGGAGCTTAAAGTGTTATTTCCACTGCCAGTTTTGATGGCTGATATCGGCATGATCCTTGTAAGCAGCAGTCAGGGGTGGCCAGAACTACGGAAACAGCTGAGCGGTCTGTGCTGTGCGGTTTCGGTAACTCAGGAGCTCGCTGTGCTGCGCTGTTTGCATACCTCTAATTCACTTAGAAAGTGACAGCTCCTCCTACGTCTTTTATTATAGAAAAATCTTGTACATAAAGGTAAATATGGGTCAGAACATAGCTACCAACAGTCCTGAATTGTCAGGGACTGTTTGTCATTTTAAGAGACAATCCTGGCAAATTCTGGTTGTCCCAGGTGGAGAATGGTTCATACGTAGACAAGCCTCCCCCACCCCTAGTTCTTTTGAGCCATGGGTTTAAATGCTCTGAATTTATCAAAATGAGTGTTGGTAAGTATGTCATAGTGTGAATCTTAGGAATATGTAACATCTGGATTCAGAACAAAGAAGGATAAATCTCCACCCCCCTAAAAAATGATTCTTCTCTGAATATCACACTCATCAAGGAGGTTTTATTTTGTATGTAGGAAAGCCACACACGGTGACTCTGGTGGATTTAAGGTTGTGGTGGCACTGTATGTGCAAATTCTCCATATGGACCCTCCGAGGGGTCACGATGGCCAAGAATTATAAGGTGATGGGATTCtgaaaggggaaaactcaaggacacATTGAGTGATGGAAGACAATAACCAAAGGTTTTATTTGTATCTGTTTTCTTAATTTTACATTTTGGATCTTTTGGcaccaaatgtggtgccaatattcaaaaagggacccaaaaacagagcccagaaactataaaCTGgtgagtttaacatctgtcgtgggtaaactgtttgaaggttgtcTAAGTGATGCTattttggagtacctcaatgaaaataagcaaatgatgccatatcagcatgtttTCATGAGcaattggtcatgtcaaactaatttaatccgtttctatgaggaggtaagttctagacttgaccacggcgaatcaatggatgtcatacatctggacttttccaaagcatttgacactgtaccacatgaaaggttagtatataaaatgagaattctTGGActaggagaaaacatctgtatgtgggtaagtaactggctcagtgatagaaaacagagggtggttattaatggtacacatgcagattgggtcaccgtcactagtggggtaccacaggggtcagtattgggccctatactctttaatatatttattaataatcttttAGAAGGCtttcatagtaaaatatcaatttttgcagatgacactaaactgtgtaaagtaattaacacggaacaggacagtatactgtatatatatatatatatatatatatgcagtacagaccaaaagtttggacacaccttctcattcaaagagttttctttattttcatgactatgaaggcatcaaaactatgaattaacacatgaattatatacataacaaacaagtgtgaaacaactgaaaatatgtcatattctaggttattcaaagtagccaccttttgctttgattactgttttgcacactcttggcattctcttgatgagcttcaagaggtaatcgtctgaaatggtcttccaacagtcttgaaggagttcccagagatgcttagcacttgttggcccttttgccttcactctgcggtccagctcaccccaaaccatctcgattgggttcaggtccggtgactgtggaggccaggtcatctggcgcagcactccatcactctccttcatggtcaaatagcccttactttcaaagttttcccaatttttcagctgactgactgaccttcatttcttaaagtaatgatggccactcgtttttctttacttagctgcttttttcttgccataatacaaattctaacagtctattcagtaggactatcagctgtgtatccacctgacttctcctcaacgcaactgatggtcccaaccccatttataaggcaagaaatcccacttattaaacctgacagggcacacctgtgaagtgaaaactatttcaggggactacctcttgaagctcatcaagagaatgccaagagtgtgcaaagcagtaatcaaagcaaaaggtgggtactttgaagaacctagaatatgacatattttcagttgttttacacttgtttgttatgtttataattccacatgtgttaattcatagttttgatggctTCAGTGTGAATcgacaattttcatagtcctgaaaataaagaaaactctttgaataagaaggtgtgtccaaacttttggtctgtactgtatatatatatatatatatatatatatatacactacagtggACATTATGCTGCTAcaaagggatctggatagattggaagcttggtcagagaagtggcagatgaggtttaacactgacaaatgtatacagagaggctgagcactctcccaatggaccacacaaagactattcaaaaattattagatttattacaccaatatatagatctaaaaacaaaataacaataaaacaaaatatacaaTGAAAATACACATTAATTAAGAATAATATTAAAATTGTTCAAATTGTTCAGATAAAAAGCATAAATACTTAAATAGCGGTGGTAGACAAAAGGATAATATAGGCaaaaagacccgcacatcagctgatggacgtccTGATTCTAACGATTTGAATCGACCCCTTTTCACCCTGATGGACTCTTATGGcacatagcgaatattcaaaccaTTTAAACCCTTGAAGTGACAGAGCTGTAATCAACCTCTTTACCAAAGAATCTCTACACGGAGGGCTACATCATTCACACTGCACCTGCTGAACTGCTACAAACAGGTACCGCCGAATCTGACCGCTATTTAAGTATTTATGCTTTTTATCTGAACAATTTGAACAATTTTAATATTATTCTTAATGTGTATTTTCAttgtatattttgttttattgttattttgtttttagatctatatattggtgtaataaatctaataatttttgaatagtctttgtgtggtccattgggagagtgctcagcctctctgTATACATTATTAAtctttttgactgggtgagtcattaggCTTAGTAGCACCCATTCATAGTTATAGGCGATAGAGAGCCACCATACTCTTTATATTatcttaacactgacaaatgtaaggttatgcacatgggaaggaataatacaagtcaccagtacatactaaatggaaaAACACTGGTTAACACTGATATGGaaaaggaattttagtggacTAGCAAattaaactgtagaaaccagtctcaggcagctgctgccaaggccaataagataatgggttgtgtCAAAAGGGGCCTAGatgtccgtgatgagaacatagtcctgccactttacaaatcattagtcagaccacacatggagtactgtgtacagttctgggctcctgtgaacaaggcagacatggcagagctggagagggttcagaggagggcaactaaagtaataactagaatggggggactacaatactctaaaagattatcaaaattagggttattaactttagaaaaaagacaactcaggggagatctaaaactatgtataaatatatgaggggtcagtacagagatctctcccatcatctatttatccccaggactgtgactgtgacgaggggacatcctcagtgtctggaggaaagaaagtttgtacacaaacatagaagaggattctttacggtaagagcagtgagactttggaactctctgcctgaggacgtggtgatggtgagttcactaaaagagttcaagaagggcctggatgtatttctggagtgtaataatattagagGTTGTAGCTACTAGAAaggagtcgttgatccagggagttattctgattgccctaaagtggggaaaattgtcttctacctcatatattattttttttggccttcctctggatcaacttgtaggataacaggctgaactagatggacaaatgtcaAATGGAGAAAaagagaactggatcgcacatccacaagctatgctttgatctaattaaccTCGCTTCTTAGTGCAATATTCAGTGTActgccccctatactgcatgcttatacaagaggcattagtgtacattttgatcaaaaggcataagcccactcactgcgtcaaggttgcctctttgagtgggacctactctaaactTGGCGCAGCACTGCAGGCCGACCTCCAAATTTGGCTTTGGCACTGTGCGGCAACCGCCAGCACCACAGCACCGCACCAGCAGGCTGCaggacccagcagccaaacagcacccctgctgcctggcaatgcCACctcggcactgggtcccacctacCTACCAGCACAGCACCACAGCAACAATGGCCACCAcgcagcaccgcaccatgtgaaaaGAGGCCACCACGTCGCACTGCCCcatctgaactggatggacagatgtctattttcagccttataaactatgttactatgttactatgaatatTATGGTGGTTGTGTTTGTCTTAAGTCTCTTCATTCCTATAAGATTCTTGGTTTTGGGAGGGAAATTATATGTCATAAATTCAGTCTAGTATCAAGTAAAATACTCCAGAAGTGTCTACTTCGAAGAAATTCTCCTCGACTCACCCAAGGATCTTCTTCATCCGAGACGGTTGCTCCTTTGCTGGGACAGGTCTTTctataaaaatctgaaaaagaaGAATGTGAATAAGCCTTAACAATCTGCTCGCCCCTCATCCTCTCATTAAATCTTGAGCGAGCCACGACTACAGATGTGACCCCTGGGGAAATGGGTGATTTATGGAGAGAAGTTACAGAACTTAGGTAACATGTTTGTATAATATTGATGGTAAATAGTTACTCACaaaatcacagaataaagtggtcaaaaggcaaaagatgctcaaaaccctttatgctgtagcgcattactaaccgggggagcaaatcctgctcatgtgatccgttgctaacagtAATCCCCATCAAAAAtgtatacaatggaggatgccggcagtggaccacatgtaccacaaaaataTCCTACACAGGTCTTAAAAagcagaaaatgctcaaaaccccttATGCTGTAGCACTTTactaaccgggggagcaaatcctgctcaTCTGATCCGTTGCCAACAGCAATCACcaccaaaaaatgcatacaattgaGGATGCCCGCAACAGACCACATGTAAGACAAATGTGCGGATGGGGCTTATACGAAATATAAAATCActgaaaatggtgcactacaattgTAGATGCatatgacaatatatggctaaaccctcacactgatattaaaatgagactttcaccaatatattcttatatcaagaacataccagaaaaagacacaaatgcaattgcactctgcaaccagcactccgccctgcctccatgctggatgttgaatgaggcattggtgtacattttggccaaagcgtaataagccactcaccacgtcaaggtcgcctctatgagtggtccctaacactagttcttacctgtttatgggccatgacagccacacaaagtccagggagcacaggtacagcatgaacgccaggcacactctgcttttaaccccgtccggtgccgttacagctttcatcggatccagggatgcaagtaccaacatgcatgctgagcccactatatacttctcctggagccaaatggctactggtaggccctgtagaagtagactcagttttatactgactttaaaaccagcctccagggcagattaactggtcaggtgtgcatggctgcatggagatcgccacgccaaccaatatatactacaaagaaaaaatgtgggggattcagtcagcacaaccctatatgcaggtgcacatcgctatggcgaaatacatatacaaagaaaaagacacaaatgcaatagcactctgcaaccagcactccgccctgcctccatgctggatgttgaatgaggcattggtgtacattttggccaaagcgtaataagccactcaccacgtcaagaacATACCAGAGCCCGCGCACCCCATCAAGGTATCTCAATGTGGCACAGGACCTATGCCGTATGGACAATTTATGATAGGTGCATAAAGTCGGAGAAAAGgatgagatctgcacaccctaAGTGGTGGGTGCTTGTAGAGGAG is a genomic window of Bufo bufo chromosome 1, aBufBuf1.1, whole genome shotgun sequence containing:
- the LOC120988058 gene encoding olfactory receptor 5V1-like, whose amino-acid sequence is MHGNYSSMYMDFHLLAFTNYENVELLIFISLLTLYLLCVLENVLVNIIVCLTPQLHTPMYFFLCNLTVLDIIYVSAILPKLILITITGNTSISNTGCFTQVFFYVFCIGTEFFLLVCMAYDRYVAICIPLHYRLIMNHRTCLILAAFCCNLGVFNAIMYALLISHLSFSSSREINHFFCHMKSILQLSRSDATSIGILITVDGVLLGFFPFILILVSYIYIISTILKIHSKSGRHKAFSSCSSHLTVVLLFCLTSLSLNMKPETEFSQEQDKLLSMLYIVVAPILNPLVYSLRNKNVLQAIKRQISRTSKMW